In Streptomyces sp. NBC_00433, a single genomic region encodes these proteins:
- a CDS encoding MSMEG_4193 family putative phosphomutase, producing MPTAILVRHGRSTANAEGVLAGWSPGVALDEAGRAQATALAARLAALPLAAVVSSPLQRCQETVRPLLDTRAGLPLHTEDRIGECHYGDWTGRKLAELADEPLWATVQRHPSAAVFPGEGGESLRAMQARAVDAVRDWNARIEAEYGPEAMYVLCSHGDVIKSVAADALGMHLDLFQRISTDPCSVTVIRYTPHRPFLLRLGDTGDLGGLVPPAPPEGAAEDAVVGGSTGAP from the coding sequence ATGCCCACCGCGATCCTTGTCCGGCACGGCCGGTCCACCGCCAACGCCGAGGGAGTGCTGGCCGGCTGGAGTCCGGGCGTCGCCCTGGACGAAGCCGGCCGTGCGCAGGCCACCGCGCTGGCCGCCAGGCTGGCCGCCCTGCCGCTCGCCGCCGTCGTCAGCAGCCCGCTGCAGCGCTGCCAGGAGACCGTACGCCCGCTGCTCGACACCCGCGCCGGGCTGCCGCTGCACACCGAGGACCGGATCGGCGAGTGCCACTACGGCGACTGGACCGGCCGCAAGCTGGCCGAACTGGCCGACGAGCCGCTGTGGGCCACCGTGCAGCGGCACCCCTCCGCGGCGGTCTTCCCCGGCGAGGGCGGCGAGTCGCTGCGCGCCATGCAGGCCCGCGCGGTCGACGCGGTCCGCGACTGGAACGCGCGGATCGAGGCCGAGTACGGCCCGGAGGCGATGTACGTGCTGTGCTCGCACGGCGACGTCATCAAGTCGGTGGCCGCCGACGCGCTCGGCATGCATCTGGACCTCTTCCAGCGGATCAGCACGGATCCGTGCTCGGTGACCGTCATCCGCTACACCCCGCACCGCCCGTTCCTGCTGCGTCTCGGCGACACCGGCGATCTGGGCGGCCTCGTGCCGCCCGCGCCCCCCGAGGGCGCCGCGGAAGACGCGGTGGTCGGCGGTTCCACCGGCGCCCCGTGA